In Salisediminibacterium beveridgei, one DNA window encodes the following:
- a CDS encoding FAD/NAD(P)-binding protein gives MKTNPGTCLIIGGGIHGTLLGVQILKSGTLRQDDLRIVDPNESLISRWKTNTTRIGMRYLRSPSVHHLDLDPFSLRKFSNDQDGTDFLGRYKRPSLDLFHEHCQALIEETGLAALHHQGSVSGLTRDSDDLLHVTLASGETTTARQVIVATGMNEMVAWPEWACGLQDAGGHVEHVFHEAEDVTRDSEAPIVITGGGITAAHTALKLSKEYPGQVTLLTRHSLRTHDFDSDPGWLGPKYMNGFSQLKDNQRRRQTIRMARYRGSVPPEIKRALVSEEAKGNLHLCQDEVDGTTVNHGHMLLHLQSGDTLHARTVILATGYRQECPIPDWLKIYGDDFDLPYAPCGTPVVDQNLSWHDGIYLTGALAELELGPTARNIAGARQAAARMIPVLKQAPLPVHQ, from the coding sequence ATGAAGACAAACCCTGGCACCTGCCTCATCATTGGAGGCGGTATTCACGGCACGTTACTGGGGGTTCAAATCCTCAAATCCGGAACACTCCGTCAGGACGATCTGCGGATTGTCGACCCGAATGAGTCATTGATTTCAAGGTGGAAAACAAACACGACGCGCATCGGCATGCGCTATCTGCGCTCCCCGTCCGTTCATCATCTGGATCTGGATCCTTTCAGTCTCCGGAAGTTCTCAAACGATCAGGACGGAACAGATTTCTTAGGCAGATACAAACGGCCGTCTCTGGATCTGTTTCACGAGCACTGTCAGGCGCTGATTGAGGAAACGGGACTGGCTGCCTTGCATCATCAGGGTAGTGTCAGCGGACTCACCAGAGACTCAGACGATCTGCTTCATGTGACACTCGCCTCAGGTGAGACGACGACAGCCCGGCAAGTGATCGTTGCAACAGGGATGAATGAAATGGTTGCCTGGCCGGAGTGGGCCTGTGGACTACAAGACGCCGGCGGACATGTGGAGCACGTGTTTCATGAAGCGGAGGATGTGACAAGAGACAGTGAAGCGCCAATCGTCATTACAGGTGGCGGGATCACCGCAGCACACACTGCATTAAAGCTTTCAAAAGAGTACCCGGGACAGGTCACGCTGCTCACCAGGCATTCCCTTCGGACGCATGATTTTGACAGTGATCCCGGCTGGCTCGGACCGAAATACATGAACGGGTTCAGTCAGCTGAAAGACAATCAGCGAAGGCGGCAGACGATACGAATGGCCAGATACCGGGGCTCTGTGCCGCCGGAGATCAAACGCGCACTGGTCAGTGAAGAAGCAAAAGGAAACCTGCATCTCTGTCAGGACGAAGTCGACGGCACAACCGTAAACCATGGCCATATGCTGCTTCATCTGCAATCCGGCGATACCCTTCATGCCAGGACGGTCATCCTCGCGACCGGCTACAGACAGGAATGCCCAATCCCGGACTGGCTCAAAATCTATGGAGACGATTTTGATCTTCCTTATGCCCCGTGCGGCACACCAGTGGTGGATCAGAACCTCTCCTGGCATGACGGCATTTATCTGACGGGCGCCCTTGCTGAACTTGAACTCGGCCCCACTGCCCGCAATATCGCCGGAGCAAGACAGGCAGCCGCAAGAATGATCCCGGTTCTCAAACAGGCACCCCTGCCCGTTCATCAGTAA
- a CDS encoding GNAT family N-acetyltransferase: MQNETNIRKATTADIEDIQHIAKKTWHHTYEGIIPRYVQDRFIEQAYSDENMERRVHYSVLLLAEKDGKPVGFANLFSKGKEAMLGALYIDPRAQGKGIGSALLGEGFKELPDVSIIHVEVESENHGGLAFYEAQGFRLSEEYDDELFGHVLKTKKLYLEL, translated from the coding sequence GTGCAAAACGAAACAAATATTCGAAAAGCGACAACAGCTGATATTGAAGACATTCAGCATATTGCAAAGAAAACCTGGCATCATACCTATGAAGGCATTATCCCAAGATACGTGCAGGACCGGTTTATCGAGCAGGCGTATTCTGACGAAAACATGGAGAGGAGAGTCCATTATTCTGTTCTGCTCCTTGCGGAAAAAGACGGGAAACCGGTGGGTTTTGCCAACCTTTTCTCAAAAGGCAAAGAAGCGATGCTGGGGGCATTGTACATCGATCCAAGAGCACAGGGAAAAGGGATCGGGAGTGCACTGCTCGGAGAAGGCTTCAAGGAACTTCCCGATGTATCGATCATCCACGTGGAAGTGGAGAGTGAAAATCATGGAGGGCTCGCTTTTTATGAGGCTCAAGGGTTTCGGCTCAGTGAGGAATATGATGATGAATTGTTCGGACATGTGCTCAAAACGAAAAAATTGTATCTGGAATTATAA
- a CDS encoding GNAT family N-acetyltransferase, which produces MQNKINKPNEQETGESLFFLIMNPEGEILGRMSLVDLDPLLKSGHAGYRVGEKHIGKGIANKALALLIEKAI; this is translated from the coding sequence TTGCAAAATAAGATCAACAAGCCAAATGAACAGGAAACAGGTGAATCCTTGTTTTTTCTCATCATGAATCCAGAAGGTGAAATCCTTGGGAGAATGAGCCTGGTGGATCTCGATCCATTACTTAAAAGCGGTCACGCAGGCTACCGTGTAGGGGAAAAGCATATTGGCAAAGGCATTGCAAATAAAGCACTGGCGCTTCTCATCGAAAAAGCCATCTGA
- the rpsN gene encoding 30S ribosomal protein S14 codes for MAKKSKVAKERQREALVAKYADKRRELKEKGDYAALAKLPRDSAPSRLTRRCRVTGRPRGVLRKFELSRIKFRDLAHKGQIPGVRKASW; via the coding sequence ATGGCGAAAAAATCAAAAGTCGCAAAAGAAAGACAACGGGAGGCACTGGTTGCTAAATATGCAGACAAACGCCGGGAACTCAAAGAAAAAGGGGATTATGCAGCCCTTGCGAAACTGCCAAGAGACTCAGCCCCTTCAAGACTGACCCGCAGGTGCAGAGTCACCGGGCGCCCGCGCGGAGTACTTCGTAAGTTCGAACTGTCGCGGATCAAATTCCGGGATCTGGCGCATAAAGGGCAGATTCCCGGTGTCCGAAAAGCAAGCTGGTAA
- a CDS encoding cytochrome P450, translating into MAITKIKFTERVTNYLDFRRDPLDFFLRMREMGKVVPLNTGVMPTFVINNPAHLQEILVTKDASFRKGRPTKVLTRTIGDGLLTTEKTAHKMQKAYTQPVFYKERLKNYAGIMAADAGDTVTGLQQKDTCRIDDEMMQLTLSIISKVMFATDPGKRKKALAKAVDVTIQETAKSIFLPVLLPMSVPTKGNIAHKRAIKTLETEVYGILKEARANPEAYKETMVGLLMDAVATPEGDKVTDQELRDQMMTMLLAGHETTANLLTWVFYLLAKNPEAEAKFHEEIDAMDDITADPFTKSREMPYTTQIIKETLRLYPPAWIIYREADEPVTLQGEEYEEGTIFMMATYAIHRDPDAFEDPETFRPERFEPEAEKQIPPFAYVPFGGGSRSCIGYRFAMMEAAILLAVIGRSVRFELIGEDTVKPDPLVSLRIKDGLRMKVVQRG; encoded by the coding sequence ATGGCGATAACAAAAATTAAATTCACCGAACGGGTGACAAATTATTTGGATTTCCGGCGTGATCCGCTTGATTTCTTTCTGCGTATGCGCGAAATGGGAAAGGTGGTTCCCTTGAATACGGGAGTAATGCCCACATTTGTCATCAACAACCCGGCCCACCTGCAGGAGATCCTCGTTACAAAGGATGCTTCTTTTCGAAAAGGACGTCCGACGAAAGTACTGACCCGTACCATCGGGGACGGGCTCCTCACCACGGAGAAAACCGCACATAAAATGCAAAAAGCCTACACCCAGCCGGTGTTCTACAAAGAACGCCTGAAAAACTATGCCGGCATCATGGCGGCTGATGCAGGAGATACCGTCACTGGGCTTCAACAAAAAGACACCTGCCGGATTGATGACGAAATGATGCAACTGACCCTGTCGATCATTTCCAAAGTCATGTTCGCGACAGACCCGGGAAAACGGAAAAAAGCCCTTGCCAAGGCGGTGGACGTCACCATCCAGGAAACCGCCAAAAGCATCTTTTTGCCGGTGCTGCTTCCGATGAGCGTTCCGACGAAAGGCAACATTGCCCACAAACGGGCCATCAAAACCCTTGAAACGGAGGTCTACGGGATTCTGAAAGAAGCCCGGGCCAATCCCGAAGCCTACAAAGAAACCATGGTGGGGCTCCTCATGGACGCCGTGGCTACACCTGAAGGAGACAAAGTCACCGATCAGGAACTCCGGGATCAGATGATGACCATGCTCCTCGCCGGACATGAGACCACCGCCAATCTTTTGACCTGGGTCTTCTATCTGCTGGCAAAGAACCCTGAAGCAGAGGCGAAGTTCCACGAAGAAATTGACGCGATGGATGACATCACAGCGGATCCCTTCACAAAAAGCCGGGAAATGCCTTATACAACACAGATCATCAAAGAAACCCTCAGACTCTATCCACCTGCCTGGATCATCTACCGGGAAGCGGACGAACCCGTCACCCTGCAGGGCGAAGAGTACGAAGAAGGCACCATTTTCATGATGGCCACCTACGCCATCCACCGGGACCCTGATGCCTTCGAAGACCCGGAAACCTTCAGACCGGAACGATTCGAACCCGAGGCCGAAAAACAGATTCCGCCATTCGCCTACGTCCCCTTCGGCGGAGGCTCCAGAAGCTGCATCGGCTACCGCTTCGCGATGATGGAGGCGGCGATCTTACTGGCAGTCATTGGACGATCGGTCCGCTTTGAACTGATCGGTGAGGACACCGTGAAACCGGATCCGCTGGTTTCGCTTCGGATTAAAGACGGGCTGCGTATGAAGGTCGTGCAGCGGGGGTAA
- a CDS encoding GTP-binding protein, whose translation MTEQRIPVTVLSGYLGAGKTSLLNHLLSETNIQNTAVIVNDMSEINIDALDVKNRTVHRTDDQLIEMSNGCICCTLREDLLQEVQQIAEQGGIDYILIESSGISEPVPVAQTFTLIDEEMGIDLSALCQLDTMVTVVDCQRFWHDYGSGESLAERGQEADENDIRDISDLLADQIEFCDVLVLNKADAISKEALHSMKAVMKRLQPEAKIIETNYGRISPEEVLHTGSFDYEKASLSAGWLKELEAEEHTPETEEYGISSFVYRRTRPFHSERFMAWGEAIPEAVIRSKGIAWCATRNDVALLYSQAGPSASLDPVSFWVASTSAENIQEYLAEEPGARDEWDDEFGDRKTELVFIGQNIDREALEAELDECLLTDEEMAGDWGRFTDPFPWET comes from the coding sequence ATGACTGAACAACGAATCCCTGTGACGGTGTTGAGCGGCTATTTAGGTGCCGGCAAGACGTCCTTACTGAACCATTTACTCAGTGAAACGAACATTCAAAATACCGCTGTCATCGTCAATGATATGAGTGAAATCAACATTGACGCCCTGGACGTGAAAAACAGAACCGTCCACCGCACGGACGATCAACTCATCGAAATGTCCAACGGCTGCATCTGCTGTACGTTACGGGAAGATCTGCTGCAGGAAGTACAACAAATCGCTGAACAAGGCGGCATTGACTATATTCTGATTGAATCCAGCGGTATCTCGGAGCCCGTACCCGTCGCTCAGACCTTCACCTTGATCGATGAAGAAATGGGCATCGACCTCTCCGCATTATGCCAGTTGGATACAATGGTCACTGTTGTCGATTGCCAGCGCTTCTGGCATGACTATGGCTCCGGGGAGTCTCTTGCAGAAAGAGGCCAGGAAGCGGATGAGAATGACATCCGGGACATCAGTGACTTACTGGCAGATCAAATTGAATTTTGTGACGTGCTGGTTCTCAATAAGGCGGACGCCATTTCAAAAGAAGCCCTCCATTCCATGAAAGCTGTCATGAAGCGCCTTCAGCCTGAAGCAAAGATCATTGAAACGAATTATGGACGGATTTCACCTGAAGAAGTACTCCATACCGGCTCCTTTGATTATGAAAAAGCGAGCCTGTCTGCCGGCTGGCTGAAAGAGCTGGAAGCAGAAGAACATACGCCGGAGACGGAGGAATACGGGATTTCCTCCTTTGTCTACAGACGGACGCGCCCCTTTCATTCCGAACGCTTCATGGCCTGGGGCGAAGCGATTCCTGAAGCAGTGATCCGCTCCAAAGGCATTGCCTGGTGCGCCACCCGAAACGATGTTGCCCTACTTTACTCCCAGGCAGGTCCTTCTGCTTCACTGGATCCGGTTTCGTTTTGGGTAGCCTCTACGTCAGCAGAGAACATTCAGGAATATCTTGCGGAAGAACCCGGCGCCCGGGATGAATGGGATGATGAATTTGGCGATCGGAAAACGGAACTGGTGTTTATCGGCCAGAACATCGACCGGGAAGCCCTTGAGGCCGAACTCGATGAGTGCCTGCTCACGGACGAGGAAATGGCTGGGGATTGGGGCCGTTTTACCGATCCGTTTCCATGGGAGACGTGA